A region from the Nocardioides coralli genome encodes:
- a CDS encoding cobalamin-binding protein has translation MRIVSLLPSTTEILFAIGAGDDVVGVTFECDHPAEARSRTIVSTSAMPEGLAPAEIDAFVATAMARGEDLYHLDEGALAGLDADLVVTQDLCAVCAVDVSVVDDALAHLGCTAEVLTIDPHTLEEVLVSIETLGKATGHESEATALVADQRNRLAAVRRRVAGRPRLRVMLLEWTDPPFAPGHWVPEMVEAAGGEPLLGRAGAKSERVTWEAVQAADPEVVVVAPCGYDRAGSQQLAGELAASGRLPAGVPVHAVDANASWARPGTRLVDGVEELAAVLHG, from the coding sequence GTGCGGATCGTGTCCCTGCTGCCCTCGACCACCGAGATCCTCTTCGCGATCGGCGCCGGCGACGACGTGGTGGGGGTGACCTTCGAGTGCGACCACCCCGCCGAGGCACGCTCGCGGACCATCGTCTCGACCTCGGCGATGCCGGAGGGGCTCGCCCCGGCGGAGATCGACGCCTTCGTCGCCACGGCGATGGCCCGCGGCGAGGACCTCTACCACCTCGACGAGGGCGCTCTCGCCGGCCTCGACGCGGACCTGGTGGTCACCCAGGACCTCTGCGCCGTGTGCGCGGTCGACGTCTCCGTGGTCGACGATGCGCTGGCCCACCTGGGGTGCACGGCCGAGGTGCTGACGATCGACCCGCACACCCTGGAGGAGGTGCTGGTCTCGATCGAGACGCTCGGGAAGGCGACCGGCCACGAGAGCGAGGCAACTGCGCTGGTCGCGGACCAGCGGAACCGGCTCGCCGCCGTACGCCGGCGCGTGGCCGGCCGGCCGCGACTGCGCGTCATGCTGCTCGAGTGGACCGACCCGCCCTTCGCCCCCGGCCACTGGGTGCCCGAGATGGTCGAGGCAGCCGGCGGCGAGCCGCTGCTCGGGCGGGCCGGCGCGAAGTCCGAGCGGGTGACGTGGGAGGCCGTCCAGGCGGCCGACCCCGAGGTGGTCGTGGTGGCCCCGTGCGGCTACGACCGGGCCGGTTCACAGCAGCTGGCCGGCGAGCTGGCGGCGTCGGGCCGGTTGCCCGCCGGCGTACCGGTGCACGCCGTGGACGCCAACGCCTCGTGGGCCCGCCCGGGGACCCGGCTCGTCGACGGGGTCGAGGAGCTGGCGGCCGTCCTCCACGGCTGA
- a CDS encoding TSUP family transporter — protein MDEVLLWLALAGFAAGFVDAVVGGGGLIQLPALLLGLPGASPVQVLATNKLASICGTTVSSATYYRRVRPDPRTFLPLMLLAFVGSALGALVATQIPKSAFDPIVLVALVVVGAYVLLKPKLGEQTVLRFAGHRHLAAAMVTGLAIGFYDGALGPGTGSFFVFTLVGLMGYSFLEASAKARLANWTTNLAALVVFVPAGAVLWKTGLVMGVCNLLGGWLGARTAISRGSRFVRVFFVVVVSAFIVRIGGDVVGFW, from the coding sequence GTGGACGAGGTCCTGCTGTGGCTGGCGCTCGCCGGGTTCGCCGCCGGCTTTGTCGACGCCGTGGTCGGCGGCGGCGGCCTGATCCAGCTGCCGGCGCTGCTCCTCGGGCTGCCCGGGGCGAGCCCGGTGCAGGTGCTCGCCACCAACAAGCTCGCCTCGATCTGCGGCACGACGGTGAGCAGCGCGACCTACTACCGACGGGTCCGGCCCGATCCGCGCACGTTCCTCCCGCTGATGCTGCTGGCCTTCGTGGGATCCGCGCTCGGCGCGCTGGTGGCGACCCAGATCCCGAAGTCGGCGTTCGACCCCATCGTCCTCGTCGCCCTGGTCGTGGTGGGGGCCTACGTGCTCCTGAAGCCCAAGCTGGGTGAGCAGACCGTGCTCCGCTTCGCCGGTCACCGCCACCTGGCCGCGGCCATGGTGACGGGTCTGGCGATCGGCTTCTACGACGGCGCGCTCGGCCCGGGCACGGGGAGCTTCTTCGTGTTCACGCTCGTGGGGCTGATGGGGTACTCGTTCCTGGAGGCCAGCGCGAAGGCGCGCCTCGCCAACTGGACCACCAACCTCGCGGCGCTCGTCGTGTTCGTGCCGGCGGGCGCGGTGCTCTGGAAGACGGGGCTGGTGATGGGGGTGTGCAACCTGCTCGGCGGCTGGCTCGGCGCCCGCACCGCCATCTCCCGGGGCAGCCGGTTCGTGCGGGTGTTCTTCGTCGTCGTCGTGTCCGCCTTCATCGTCCGGATCGGTGGGGACGTGGTCGGGTTCTGGTGA
- a CDS encoding glycoside hydrolase family 3 protein, with protein sequence MSSPILRPRVAALVVALLLSACTGDGTEPASEESEAAASPSATDVPAEPGPAEEIGLVEGWGPSQAQLDRAVRQARRLTVPELAGQLIVASWSGTRAPVRMVRDLHLGGVIAFSENATSAQQIAMVNRSLRRRVPRPWPLFVGVDQEGGIVERVATTPFPAFMSTGAARDGDLTTRVFRRYGAELAGLGFTVDLAPVADVTTGPADPTIGSRSPGSDPRLVAEHAEAAASGLTAGGVVPVLKHFPGHGSVPADSHLTLPVQERSLRQLRRADLAPFAAAVEAGLPAVMTGHLDVRAVAPRVPSSLSRKVVTGLLREELGFEGLVVTDSLQMAAVTRRRDPAAVAVQAIRAGNDVLLMPPDPAAARLALVRAVRRGTLTRTRLVQSAARQIALLLHTVRDGRGVPAGSSRAASRELSAAAVTVVAGPCEGRLVGDAVVPLGDPGTARAFIPAARAAGLEVRVPRRPPDRLADARPRPERRAGESRADHRDRVRRWQRQERRRREALAAWQADEEERLGDAARVAFAGYGDGPVTGDVAVATDTPYVLASSRARVRVATYGATPGAMSALVDVLTGQATAPGRLPVHMPGVPRAGCGV encoded by the coding sequence ATGTCCTCGCCGATCCTCCGTCCCCGCGTCGCGGCACTGGTGGTCGCCCTGCTGCTGAGCGCCTGCACCGGCGACGGGACCGAGCCCGCCTCCGAGGAGTCCGAGGCGGCAGCCTCGCCGTCGGCGACCGACGTCCCGGCGGAGCCGGGACCGGCGGAGGAGATCGGGCTGGTCGAGGGATGGGGTCCCTCCCAGGCCCAGCTGGACCGCGCCGTACGCCAGGCGCGTCGGCTCACGGTGCCGGAGCTCGCCGGCCAGCTGATCGTCGCCTCGTGGTCCGGGACGCGCGCCCCGGTGCGGATGGTGCGTGACCTGCACCTCGGTGGGGTGATCGCGTTCAGCGAGAACGCCACCTCGGCCCAGCAGATCGCCATGGTGAACCGGTCCCTGCGACGCCGGGTCCCGCGACCCTGGCCCTTGTTCGTCGGGGTGGACCAGGAGGGCGGCATCGTGGAGCGGGTCGCCACCACGCCGTTCCCGGCCTTCATGAGCACCGGCGCCGCCAGGGACGGCGACCTCACGACCCGCGTCTTCCGGCGGTACGGCGCCGAGCTGGCCGGCCTCGGCTTCACCGTCGACCTCGCCCCGGTCGCCGACGTCACCACCGGGCCGGCCGACCCCACGATCGGGTCCCGCTCGCCGGGCTCGGACCCGCGCCTGGTCGCCGAGCACGCGGAGGCGGCCGCGAGTGGGCTGACCGCCGGTGGGGTGGTCCCGGTCCTCAAGCACTTCCCCGGCCACGGCTCGGTCCCCGCCGACAGCCATCTCACCCTGCCCGTGCAGGAGCGGTCGCTGCGCCAGCTGCGTCGGGCCGACCTGGCGCCGTTCGCGGCCGCGGTCGAGGCAGGCCTGCCGGCGGTGATGACCGGACACCTCGACGTCCGTGCCGTCGCCCCCCGTGTGCCGTCGAGCCTCTCCCGCAAGGTCGTGACCGGCCTGCTGCGCGAGGAGCTCGGGTTCGAGGGCCTCGTGGTCACCGACTCGCTCCAGATGGCAGCCGTGACGCGGCGGCGCGACCCGGCGGCGGTGGCCGTGCAGGCGATCCGGGCCGGCAACGACGTGCTGCTGATGCCGCCGGATCCGGCAGCGGCCCGGCTGGCCCTGGTCCGGGCGGTGCGCCGGGGGACTCTGACCCGCACCCGCCTGGTGCAGTCCGCGGCCCGCCAGATCGCGCTGCTCCTGCACACCGTCCGCGACGGTCGCGGGGTGCCGGCGGGTTCCTCGCGCGCGGCGTCGCGCGAGCTGTCGGCCGCCGCGGTCACCGTGGTCGCCGGGCCGTGCGAGGGCCGTCTCGTCGGCGACGCGGTGGTCCCGCTGGGTGACCCGGGCACGGCGAGGGCCTTCATCCCGGCTGCCCGTGCCGCCGGGCTGGAGGTCCGGGTGCCCCGGAGGCCGCCGGACCGGCTCGCGGACGCGCGCCCGCGTCCCGAGCGGCGGGCGGGGGAGTCCCGCGCAGACCACCGTGACCGGGTGCGTCGGTGGCAGCGGCAGGAGCGCCGGCGCCGCGAGGCGCTCGCCGCGTGGCAGGCCGACGAGGAGGAACGGCTCGGCGACGCGGCCCGCGTGGCCTTCGCCGGGTACGGCGACGGGCCGGTCACCGGCGACGTCGCCGTGGCCACGGACACCCCCTACGTGCTCGCCTCGTCCCGCGCGCGGGTGCGCGTGGCGACCTACGGGGCCACCCCGGGAGCGATGTCCGCACTGGTCGACGTGCTCACCGGCCAGGCGACCGCACCGGGCCGGCTGCCGGTCCACATGCCCGGCGTACCCCGTGCCGGCTGCGGGGTCTGA